Proteins from a single region of Felis catus isolate Fca126 chromosome B4, F.catus_Fca126_mat1.0, whole genome shotgun sequence:
- the RBM17 gene encoding splicing factor 45 isoform X2: protein MSLYDDLGVETSDSKTEGWSKNFKLLQSQLQVKKAALTQAKSQRTKQSTVLAPVIDLKRGGSSDDRQIVDTPPHVAAGLKDPVPSGFSAGEVLIPLADEYDPMFPNDYEKVVKRQREERQRQRELERQKEIEEREKRRKDRHEASGFSRRPDPDSDEDEDYERERRKRIPRDFPYEEDSRPRSQSSKAAIPPPVYEEQDRPRSPTGPGNSFLANMGGTVAHKIMQKYGFREGQGLGKHEQGLSTALSVEKTSKRGGKIIVGDATEKDASKKSDSNPLTEILKCPTKVVLLRNMVGAGEVDEDLEAETKEECEKYGKVGKCVIFEIPGAPDDEAVRIFLEFERVESAIKAVVDLNGRYFGGRVVKACFYNLDKFRVLDLAEQV, encoded by the exons ATGTCCCTGTATGATGACCTGGGAGTAGAGACCAGTGATTCAAAAACAGAAGGCTGGTCCAAAAACTTCAAACTTCTGCAGTCCCAGCTTCAGGTGAAGAAGGCGGCCCTCACACAAGCCAAG AGCCAGAGAACAAAACAGAGTACTGTCCTCGCCCCGGTGATCGACCTAAAGCGCGGTGGCTCTTCAGACGACCGGCAGATCGTGGACACCCCCCCGCACGTGGCGGCTGGCCTGAAG GATCCTGTTCCCAGTGGATTTTCTGCAGGAGAAGTTTTGATTCCTTTAGCTGATGAATATGATCCTATGTTTCCTAATGATTACGAGAAAGTGGTAAAGCGCCAAAGAGAAGAACGGCAGAGACAGCGGGAGctggaaagacaaaaagaaatagaagagagagaaaa GAGGCGTAAGGACAGACATGAAGCTAGTGGGTTTTCGAGGCGACCAGATCCAGATTCTGATGAAGACGAAGATTATGAgcgagagaggaggaaaagaa tACCCCGAGATTTCCCTTACGAAGAGGACTCAAGACCTCGCTCCCAGTCTTCCAAAGCTGCTATCCCTCCCCCGGTATACGAGGAACAAGACAGACCCAGATCTCCGACCGGACCTGGCAATTCCTTCCTTGCCAACATGGG tgGCACGGTAGCACATAAAATCATGCAGAAGTACGGCTTCCGGGAAGGCCAGGGTCTCGGCAAGCACGAGCAAGGGCTGAGCACCGCACTGTCGGTGGAGAAGACCAGCAAGCGAGGAGGCAAGATCATTGTGGGCGACGCCACAGAGAAAG ACGCATCCAAGAAGTCGGATTCCAATCCATTAACTGAAATACTTAAGTGTCCTACCAAAGTGGTCCTCCTACGG aaCATGGTTGGTGCGGGAGAGGTAGATGAAGACTTGGAAGCTGAAACCAAGGAAGAGTGTGAAAAATATGGCAAAGTTGGGAAATGTGTGATATTTGAA ATTCCTGGTGCCCCTGATGATGAAGCAGTAcgaatatttttagaatttgagAGGGTTGAATCAGCAATTAAAG CTGTTGTTGATCTGAATGGGAGGTATTTTGGTGGACGGGTGGTAAAAGCATGTTTCTACAATTTGGATAAGTTCAGGGTCTTGGATTTGGCGGAACAAGTTTGA
- the RBM17 gene encoding splicing factor 45 isoform X1, protein MSLYDDLGVETSDSKTEGWSKNFKLLQSQLQVKKAALTQAKSQRTKQSTVLAPVIDLKRGGSSDDRQIVDTPPHVAAGLKDPVPSGFSAGEVLIPLADEYDPMFPNDYEKVVKRQREERQRQRELERQKEIEEREKRRKDRHEASGFSRRPDPDSDEDEDYERERRKRSMGGAAIAPPTSLVEKDKELPRDFPYEEDSRPRSQSSKAAIPPPVYEEQDRPRSPTGPGNSFLANMGGTVAHKIMQKYGFREGQGLGKHEQGLSTALSVEKTSKRGGKIIVGDATEKDASKKSDSNPLTEILKCPTKVVLLRNMVGAGEVDEDLEAETKEECEKYGKVGKCVIFEIPGAPDDEAVRIFLEFERVESAIKAVVDLNGRYFGGRVVKACFYNLDKFRVLDLAEQV, encoded by the exons ATGTCCCTGTATGATGACCTGGGAGTAGAGACCAGTGATTCAAAAACAGAAGGCTGGTCCAAAAACTTCAAACTTCTGCAGTCCCAGCTTCAGGTGAAGAAGGCGGCCCTCACACAAGCCAAG AGCCAGAGAACAAAACAGAGTACTGTCCTCGCCCCGGTGATCGACCTAAAGCGCGGTGGCTCTTCAGACGACCGGCAGATCGTGGACACCCCCCCGCACGTGGCGGCTGGCCTGAAG GATCCTGTTCCCAGTGGATTTTCTGCAGGAGAAGTTTTGATTCCTTTAGCTGATGAATATGATCCTATGTTTCCTAATGATTACGAGAAAGTGGTAAAGCGCCAAAGAGAAGAACGGCAGAGACAGCGGGAGctggaaagacaaaaagaaatagaagagagagaaaa GAGGCGTAAGGACAGACATGAAGCTAGTGGGTTTTCGAGGCGACCAGATCCAGATTCTGATGAAGACGAAGATTATGAgcgagagaggaggaaaagaa GTATGGGCGGAGCGGCCATTGCACCACCCACTTCTCTTGTAGAGAAGGACAAAGAGT tACCCCGAGATTTCCCTTACGAAGAGGACTCAAGACCTCGCTCCCAGTCTTCCAAAGCTGCTATCCCTCCCCCGGTATACGAGGAACAAGACAGACCCAGATCTCCGACCGGACCTGGCAATTCCTTCCTTGCCAACATGGG tgGCACGGTAGCACATAAAATCATGCAGAAGTACGGCTTCCGGGAAGGCCAGGGTCTCGGCAAGCACGAGCAAGGGCTGAGCACCGCACTGTCGGTGGAGAAGACCAGCAAGCGAGGAGGCAAGATCATTGTGGGCGACGCCACAGAGAAAG ACGCATCCAAGAAGTCGGATTCCAATCCATTAACTGAAATACTTAAGTGTCCTACCAAAGTGGTCCTCCTACGG aaCATGGTTGGTGCGGGAGAGGTAGATGAAGACTTGGAAGCTGAAACCAAGGAAGAGTGTGAAAAATATGGCAAAGTTGGGAAATGTGTGATATTTGAA ATTCCTGGTGCCCCTGATGATGAAGCAGTAcgaatatttttagaatttgagAGGGTTGAATCAGCAATTAAAG CTGTTGTTGATCTGAATGGGAGGTATTTTGGTGGACGGGTGGTAAAAGCATGTTTCTACAATTTGGATAAGTTCAGGGTCTTGGATTTGGCGGAACAAGTTTGA